The Shewanella mangrovisoli genome has a window encoding:
- a CDS encoding 3-oxoacid CoA-transferase subunit B: protein MALSREQLAQRVAQELKDGYYVNLGIGIPTLVANYIPEGIEVMLQSENGLLGMGPFPTMEEVDADLINAGKQTVTMARGAALFDSAESFAMIRGGHVDLTVLGAFEVDTQGNIASYMIPGKLIKGMGGAMDLVAGADNIIVTMTHASKHGESKLLTECTLPLTGKGCIKKVLTDLAFIEIKEGKFHLLERAPGVSVEEIIKLTAGELVVPEHVPEMMFN, encoded by the coding sequence ATGGCACTTTCAAGAGAACAACTCGCCCAGCGCGTAGCCCAAGAACTCAAAGATGGCTATTACGTGAATCTCGGCATTGGTATCCCCACACTGGTGGCCAACTATATTCCCGAAGGCATTGAAGTGATGCTGCAATCCGAAAATGGCCTGTTAGGGATGGGGCCTTTTCCGACCATGGAAGAGGTCGATGCCGACTTAATCAATGCAGGAAAACAAACCGTGACTATGGCAAGGGGCGCCGCCCTCTTCGACTCGGCCGAGTCCTTTGCGATGATCCGCGGCGGCCATGTGGATCTCACCGTATTAGGCGCCTTTGAGGTCGACACTCAGGGCAATATCGCCTCTTATATGATCCCGGGCAAACTGATCAAGGGCATGGGCGGCGCCATGGATCTTGTTGCCGGCGCCGACAATATTATTGTGACCATGACCCACGCCTCAAAACACGGTGAATCTAAGCTATTAACTGAATGCACCCTGCCGCTAACGGGTAAGGGCTGTATCAAAAAAGTACTGACAGACTTAGCCTTTATCGAAATCAAAGAAGGCAAATTTCATCTACTAGAACGTGCGCCAGGTGTGAGTGTCGAGGAGATTATCAAGCTCACCGCAGGCGAATTGGTGGTACCTGAGCATGTGCCCGAGATGATGTTTAACTAA
- a CDS encoding type II secretion system protein, with translation MQKQTGFTLIELVVVIIILGILAVTAAPKFINLQSDARESTLQGMKGALQGANSLLYSKAAIAGLEKAKAQIVTLEPGVIVIADYGYLAGNSSVGIIAADLQDILDVSLQELSDDTTTVSSEDWGIRTINGTSFKLVTKGKTADSTVSNACYLVYEAATATTLPQYTAVDSGC, from the coding sequence ATGCAAAAACAAACTGGATTTACCCTGATAGAGTTGGTCGTTGTGATCATTATTCTTGGGATCCTTGCCGTCACGGCTGCACCAAAATTTATTAATTTACAATCTGATGCGAGAGAATCAACTCTTCAAGGGATGAAGGGGGCATTGCAAGGTGCAAATTCATTACTCTATTCAAAAGCAGCAATAGCGGGACTAGAAAAGGCTAAGGCTCAGATCGTGACATTAGAGCCAGGGGTTATTGTCATCGCCGATTATGGTTACTTAGCGGGTAACAGTTCTGTTGGAATTATTGCAGCAGACTTACAAGATATATTAGATGTGAGCTTGCAGGAGTTAAGTGATGATACCACTACAGTGTCCTCGGAAGATTGGGGGATCCGTACTATTAACGGAACAAGTTTTAAACTGGTTACAAAGGGAAAAACCGCTGATAGCACAGTATCTAATGCATGTTATTTAGTCTATGAGGCCGCAACAGCAACTACTTTACCTCAGTATACGGCAGTTGACAGCGGTTGTTAG
- the metE gene encoding 5-methyltetrahydropteroyltriglutamate--homocysteine S-methyltransferase: MQLNSLGFPRIGRRRELKFALEKYWRGESTQAELHEVAKELRRTHWQWQVAAGIEQVPVGDFAFYDQVLTLSATLNAIPDRHRGEGAIDLDTLFRVARGRAPTGTDAPASEMTKYFNTNYHYLVPELKQDQVFSIAYEQFFDEVAEAQALGYQAKPVLLGPVSYLYLAKTVGQDFDKLSLLPNLLKAYADILARFAAQGVTWVQLEEPILALELTADWQAAISEAYQALKTAQVKILLTSYYGSISHHQALVSALPVAGLHLDLVTAPEQLALFANALRSDQILSAGVVNGRNVWAAEVDLIVERIGSVARDLGARLWIGSSCSLLHSPVDLEVETTLTPALRQQLAFAKQKLLELANVRQLLQAPESVAAKEIVNTCLARREAKALAADAKVIARVTALTQADYERVSEFTERQAVQQRKYRLPLLPTTTIGSFPQTPAIRGLRSRWRKGELSDAQYTEQLQQVTRDTIDRQLKLGIDVLVHGEAERNDMVEYFGEQLEGVGFTKNGWVQSYGSRCVKPPLIYGDVSRPKAMTVEWAEFAQSLTDKPVKGMLTGPVTILHWSFAREDISRDTIATQLALAIRDEVVDLQNAGIGIIQIDEPAFREGLPLKQSEWQAYLDWAVNAFKLSAAGVVDETQIHTHMCYSEFNDTIAAIAAMDADVITIETSRSRMELLNAFEDFEYPNEIGPGVYDIHSPNTPSVEAMVHLIEKAAQKVPVRQLWVNPDCGLKTRTWDEVEPALKNMVDATRELRRRLG, translated from the coding sequence ATGCAATTAAACAGTCTTGGTTTTCCCCGTATCGGGCGTCGTCGTGAACTGAAATTTGCCCTCGAAAAATACTGGCGTGGTGAGAGCACTCAAGCTGAACTGCATGAGGTGGCCAAGGAGTTACGTCGTACCCATTGGCAATGGCAAGTGGCCGCAGGGATCGAGCAAGTGCCAGTGGGTGATTTTGCCTTTTACGATCAAGTGTTAACCCTGAGTGCGACCCTTAACGCTATTCCAGATCGCCACCGCGGCGAGGGCGCTATCGATCTTGATACCTTATTCCGCGTTGCCCGTGGCCGTGCGCCAACTGGCACCGATGCGCCAGCCTCTGAAATGACGAAGTATTTCAACACTAACTATCACTACTTAGTGCCAGAGCTTAAGCAAGACCAAGTGTTCTCTATCGCCTATGAGCAGTTTTTTGATGAAGTGGCCGAGGCACAGGCGCTGGGTTATCAAGCCAAGCCCGTGTTGTTAGGTCCTGTGAGTTACTTGTATCTGGCCAAAACCGTGGGTCAGGATTTCGATAAACTCAGCCTATTGCCCAATCTGTTAAAGGCCTATGCCGACATTCTTGCGCGTTTTGCCGCGCAGGGCGTGACTTGGGTACAGCTTGAAGAACCTATTCTGGCGCTTGAATTAACCGCCGATTGGCAAGCGGCGATTAGCGAAGCTTATCAAGCGCTTAAAACGGCTCAAGTGAAGATTTTACTCACTAGCTACTATGGCAGCATTAGTCATCATCAGGCGCTGGTTTCCGCGCTGCCAGTGGCGGGGCTGCACCTCGATTTAGTGACTGCCCCTGAACAATTGGCCTTGTTTGCCAATGCCTTAAGATCAGACCAAATTCTCTCTGCAGGCGTAGTAAATGGTCGCAACGTGTGGGCGGCAGAGGTTGACCTGATTGTCGAGCGTATCGGCAGTGTTGCCAGAGACTTAGGTGCGCGCCTATGGATTGGCTCTTCCTGTTCACTGCTTCACAGCCCTGTGGATTTAGAGGTGGAGACAACGCTCACGCCGGCACTACGTCAACAGCTTGCGTTTGCTAAGCAAAAGCTGTTGGAGCTGGCTAATGTGCGCCAATTGTTACAGGCTCCTGAGTCTGTCGCCGCCAAAGAGATAGTTAACACTTGTTTGGCACGTCGTGAGGCTAAAGCACTGGCGGCGGATGCAAAAGTCATCGCCCGTGTGACTGCGCTGACCCAAGCCGACTATGAACGTGTGAGCGAATTTACTGAGCGCCAAGCGGTACAGCAGCGCAAGTATCGTTTGCCATTACTGCCCACGACCACAATTGGCTCATTCCCACAAACGCCTGCTATCCGTGGCTTACGTAGCCGCTGGCGCAAAGGGGAGCTAAGCGATGCCCAATATACCGAGCAGTTGCAGCAAGTGACCCGCGATACCATCGACCGCCAACTTAAACTCGGTATCGATGTGCTAGTACACGGTGAGGCCGAGCGTAACGACATGGTGGAATACTTCGGCGAGCAGCTCGAAGGCGTGGGATTTACCAAAAATGGTTGGGTGCAGAGTTATGGTTCTCGCTGCGTTAAGCCGCCATTGATTTATGGTGATGTGAGCCGCCCGAAAGCGATGACGGTAGAGTGGGCCGAATTCGCCCAAAGCCTGACGGACAAACCGGTCAAAGGCATGCTAACGGGCCCTGTGACGATTCTACATTGGTCGTTTGCCCGTGAAGATATCAGCCGCGATACCATTGCCACCCAATTGGCGCTGGCTATTCGTGATGAAGTGGTGGATTTACAAAATGCGGGTATTGGCATTATTCAAATTGATGAACCAGCCTTCCGCGAAGGTTTGCCATTAAAGCAAAGCGAGTGGCAAGCTTACTTAGATTGGGCTGTGAATGCCTTTAAACTGAGTGCAGCGGGTGTTGTGGATGAAACCCAAATCCACACCCATATGTGTTACAGCGAGTTTAACGACACGATCGCCGCCATTGCCGCCATGGATGCGGATGTGATCACCATCGAGACCTCGCGTTCACGCATGGAACTGCTCAACGCCTTTGAAGATTTTGAATATCCAAATGAAATTGGCCCAGGCGTTTACGATATCCATTCGCCAAATACGCCAAGTGTGGAGGCCATGGTGCACCTTATCGAAAAAGCGGCGCAAAAAGTGCCAGTACGCCAGCTGTGGGTTAACCCCGATTGCGGCCTTAAGACCCGCACTTGGGATGAGGTAGAACCTGCGCTGAAGAACATGGTGGATGCGACCCGCGAACTGCGTCGCCGCCTTGGTTAA
- a CDS encoding 3-hydroxybutyrate dehydrogenase, with product MPVFKAWIKDCDWILKHRETSNMAVEHSSLKGKVGLITGSTSGIGLATAHVLAEQGCHLILHGLMPEAEGRRLAAEFAEQYHIHTFFSNADLRDPESIHAFMDAGVKALGSIDILVNNAGIQHTENVAHFPIDKWNDIIAINLSSAFHTIQQAVPAMAEKRWGRIINIASVHGLVASVNKAAYCAAKHGIVGLTKVVAIECAEQGITVNAICPGWVDTPLINKQIEAIASNKGLSYDEAKYQLVTAKQPLPEMLDPRQIGEFVLFLCSSAARGITGASLAMDGAWTAQ from the coding sequence ATGCCTGTGTTCAAGGCATGGATAAAGGACTGTGACTGGATTTTAAAGCATCGGGAGACAAGCAATATGGCGGTTGAACACTCAAGCTTAAAGGGCAAGGTAGGGCTGATCACCGGCTCCACCAGTGGTATTGGTTTAGCAACGGCCCATGTGCTGGCGGAGCAAGGTTGTCATCTGATCCTGCACGGGTTAATGCCAGAGGCCGAAGGGCGGCGCCTTGCGGCGGAGTTTGCCGAGCAATATCACATCCACACTTTCTTCAGTAACGCCGATCTGCGGGATCCCGAGAGCATCCATGCTTTTATGGATGCTGGCGTTAAGGCGTTGGGCAGTATTGATATTTTGGTGAATAATGCTGGTATTCAACACACTGAAAATGTCGCGCATTTCCCGATTGATAAATGGAACGACATTATCGCCATTAACCTATCCTCGGCATTTCATACCATTCAACAAGCCGTGCCTGCGATGGCCGAAAAGCGTTGGGGCCGAATTATCAATATCGCCTCGGTGCATGGCTTAGTGGCCTCGGTCAACAAGGCGGCCTATTGTGCGGCTAAACACGGGATTGTCGGCTTAACCAAAGTCGTGGCTATCGAGTGCGCCGAGCAGGGAATTACCGTCAATGCGATTTGCCCTGGCTGGGTGGATACGCCGCTGATCAACAAACAGATTGAGGCCATCGCCAGTAATAAGGGCTTAAGTTACGACGAGGCTAAATATCAACTCGTCACGGCAAAACAACCCCTGCCAGAGATGCTCGACCCACGTCAGATTGGCGAATTTGTGCTGTTTTTATGTAGCAGTGCGGCGCGGGGAATTACGGGCGCATCGCTGGCCATGGACGGCGCCTGGACCGCGCAATAG
- a CDS encoding HDOD domain-containing protein → MTDLEQQVFTQVRAIIANEEQVIGRRGILIPLKKAILAEGDIRNVIDIISSDPALAAHMLMRSNSAQASGVVNPKSRSLKDALIRLGQVNIYRYAFTFYLKERLDELPQPYKKLVQGYWKLTENIATDAVDSLVDMPDVEVDPDEVQTLALFSVFGQIIALTAFAYLNASSEQSFPLSVIKSLIDNQQQTLTIEAFEALDLDQDLRQEFMIAHNLRQTRNQNSPGLILRRVLSMRGMLLNPL, encoded by the coding sequence ATGACAGATCTTGAGCAACAGGTTTTTACTCAAGTGAGAGCCATCATAGCGAATGAAGAGCAAGTGATCGGTCGCCGTGGGATCTTAATTCCACTCAAAAAAGCGATCCTTGCCGAAGGCGACATTCGTAATGTGATCGATATTATTTCGAGCGATCCCGCATTAGCTGCCCATATGTTGATGCGCAGTAATTCGGCGCAGGCTTCAGGCGTCGTAAATCCTAAATCTCGTTCCTTAAAAGACGCCCTGATCCGTTTAGGCCAGGTCAATATTTATCGTTATGCCTTCACCTTCTATTTGAAAGAGCGCCTCGATGAATTACCCCAACCCTATAAGAAATTAGTGCAAGGTTATTGGAAACTCACGGAAAATATTGCTACCGATGCGGTCGACAGCTTAGTCGATATGCCGGATGTTGAAGTTGATCCCGATGAAGTACAAACCTTGGCGCTGTTTAGCGTATTCGGGCAAATCATTGCCTTAACGGCCTTTGCATACTTAAATGCCAGCTCTGAGCAATCTTTCCCGTTAAGCGTGATTAAGTCATTGATTGATAATCAGCAGCAGACCTTAACCATCGAAGCCTTTGAGGCTTTAGATCTCGATCAGGATCTGCGCCAAGAGTTTATGATCGCCCATAATCTGCGCCAGACCCGTAATCAAAATTCTCCCGGGTTGATTCTACGCCGTGTGCTCTCGATGCGCGGCATGTTACTCAACCCGCTCTAG
- a CDS encoding CPBP family intramembrane glutamic endopeptidase, whose amino-acid sequence MILTSVQEQSMKAMNDFPFYNGKPISLTAGQWALLVLGTILGFITLVIPYPFGQYPGRDWVNAFLFPGIPLCMFYFIVGKHWRLIFDKLDLKAVRWMFLIAILNIVITVVIGKIVVDTVGATANPAFELLRHQEIWEKLQFFLRTIPQLFGEELITVFPFLALMWLLHTHFGVQRKTAIIIAWIGSAILFGMAHLPTYQWNWVQCLIVIGTARIVLLLAYLKTKNILVSTGAHIINDWALFSVALLLK is encoded by the coding sequence ATGATATTAACCAGCGTGCAGGAACAAAGTATGAAGGCGATGAATGACTTCCCATTTTATAATGGCAAGCCAATCAGCTTAACAGCTGGTCAATGGGCGTTGTTAGTCTTAGGGACAATACTAGGTTTTATCACTTTGGTAATTCCTTATCCTTTCGGCCAATATCCTGGGAGAGATTGGGTAAATGCCTTTCTCTTTCCAGGTATTCCTCTCTGTATGTTTTACTTTATTGTGGGTAAACATTGGCGATTAATTTTTGACAAGCTTGACTTAAAAGCGGTTAGATGGATGTTTTTAATTGCCATCCTCAACATAGTGATCACTGTAGTCATCGGCAAGATAGTCGTCGACACAGTGGGCGCAACAGCCAATCCCGCCTTTGAACTGCTCCGTCATCAGGAAATATGGGAAAAACTACAATTCTTTTTGCGCACCATTCCGCAACTTTTCGGTGAAGAGCTTATCACTGTCTTTCCATTTTTAGCCTTAATGTGGTTGCTCCACACTCATTTTGGCGTTCAACGCAAGACCGCCATTATTATCGCTTGGATAGGTTCAGCAATATTGTTTGGCATGGCGCATTTACCCACGTATCAATGGAATTGGGTTCAATGCCTGATTGTGATCGGTACAGCGAGAATCGTACTGTTACTCGCCTACTTGAAAACAAAAAACATCTTAGTATCTACAGGTGCACACATAATCAACGATTGGGCCTTATTCAGTGTGGCGCTATTACTAAAGTAG
- a CDS encoding extracellular catalytic domain type 1 short-chain-length polyhydroxyalkanoate depolymerase, translating to MKWNKSCLVAQFLLLVIGLFSSLTYAGSWQQNVAIGGFNKVHIYTPDTDAKVGDGKALMLVLHGCVQPINNYLTANLEQAAEAHGMVIAVPDAMNKAGYSCWSYWQGSINRTSGDYKNLINLANALSGDVNRHIDPNQVYIAGLSSGAAMAMQTACVAPDVFAGVASSAGPSIGTSSNGAISTCETVSTSTFKSRCESYAGSYKSYLGTQLAVIGHGKADTTVNTCYNQQNADGFATVYGVTKLSGTNALSEGAGHTASETLWSNKRVAMLWFDGLDHSWSGGAGASGDYVADDSINFATYLGKFFADNNQRVNRNALPTLANVTGADNAGVLTVSGMANDSDGYVAQVTMGIYLLDGAGQSLIGNVSTTSLGSDGSFQLSSQSLSDGLYKLVVQASDDVSALSAPVELTVRVGPEPANAAPVLSNIQVSVSGQCASVTGSVIDANQNLASVTVGFSSGQQVSASINGTQYSAQGCNLPGGANLATVIAMDSTQLSSQDSINFTIDAGVTGDYNTHINLGHITWGVGYSACYLAFGTGQFTMREYAVGSSQCQWVADGNTSCAGPSQVCTGSTGGTTEPTDSDNDGISDSIDNCPNVANADQADNDGDGIGNACDTTPNGDTYQCTQVTATNYAHVTAGRATSSGGYAYAKGSGQLMGLYNTFYSSTLANTAANYYVVGSCPN from the coding sequence ATGAAATGGAACAAATCGTGTCTCGTCGCCCAATTTCTACTCCTTGTAATTGGGCTTTTTTCATCTCTGACGTACGCCGGAAGTTGGCAACAGAATGTGGCCATTGGTGGTTTTAACAAAGTACATATCTACACTCCGGATACTGACGCTAAGGTGGGCGACGGTAAGGCCTTGATGTTAGTGCTGCATGGCTGCGTGCAACCCATCAACAACTATCTCACTGCCAACCTTGAACAGGCCGCAGAGGCTCACGGTATGGTCATTGCCGTACCCGATGCGATGAATAAGGCGGGCTACAGCTGTTGGTCCTATTGGCAGGGCAGCATTAATCGGACATCGGGGGATTATAAAAATCTGATTAATTTGGCCAATGCCCTGTCGGGTGATGTAAACCGTCATATCGACCCGAATCAGGTGTATATTGCAGGACTCTCCTCGGGCGCGGCGATGGCAATGCAAACTGCCTGCGTGGCACCCGATGTGTTTGCAGGGGTGGCCTCAAGCGCGGGGCCAAGCATAGGGACGAGTTCGAATGGGGCGATCTCTACCTGTGAAACCGTATCGACATCTACCTTTAAATCACGCTGTGAATCCTACGCGGGTAGCTATAAGAGTTATTTGGGGACTCAGTTAGCCGTGATTGGTCATGGTAAGGCCGACACTACGGTCAACACTTGCTATAACCAGCAGAATGCCGATGGTTTTGCCACGGTTTATGGCGTGACTAAGTTAAGCGGAACTAATGCGTTATCTGAAGGCGCTGGACATACGGCATCGGAAACCCTGTGGAGCAACAAACGGGTGGCAATGTTGTGGTTCGATGGCTTAGACCATTCATGGTCAGGTGGGGCGGGCGCATCGGGGGATTATGTCGCCGACGACAGCATTAACTTTGCCACCTATTTAGGGAAGTTTTTCGCTGATAATAACCAAAGGGTAAACCGTAATGCCTTGCCTACCCTTGCCAATGTCACTGGCGCGGATAACGCGGGCGTGCTGACTGTTTCTGGCATGGCTAATGATAGCGATGGGTATGTCGCGCAGGTAACTATGGGCATTTATTTGCTCGACGGTGCGGGCCAAAGCCTGATCGGCAATGTGAGTACCACAAGCCTTGGTAGCGACGGCAGTTTTCAGCTATCTAGCCAGAGCTTGAGTGATGGCCTGTACAAGCTGGTGGTACAAGCAAGTGATGATGTGTCTGCGCTTAGCGCGCCAGTGGAGTTAACCGTACGTGTTGGGCCTGAGCCTGCGAATGCTGCGCCAGTACTGAGTAATATTCAGGTGAGTGTTTCAGGACAATGCGCATCGGTGACAGGCTCGGTTATCGATGCAAACCAAAATTTAGCCTCGGTGACCGTTGGTTTTAGTTCTGGTCAGCAAGTCAGCGCGAGCATTAATGGCACTCAATATAGCGCTCAAGGTTGTAATTTACCGGGCGGTGCGAATCTTGCGACCGTGATTGCGATGGATAGCACGCAACTCTCTAGCCAAGACAGCATTAACTTTACTATCGATGCGGGCGTGACGGGGGATTACAACACCCATATTAATCTTGGTCATATCACTTGGGGTGTAGGTTATTCCGCCTGTTATCTTGCCTTCGGTACAGGGCAATTTACCATGCGCGAATATGCGGTGGGCAGCTCGCAATGTCAGTGGGTTGCCGATGGCAATACTAGCTGCGCGGGGCCTTCGCAGGTATGTACAGGTAGCACCGGTGGCACCACTGAGCCTACAGATAGCGACAACGATGGTATTAGTGACAGCATAGATAACTGCCCTAATGTCGCCAATGCGGATCAGGCGGATAACGATGGTGATGGTATCGGCAATGCGTGCGATACCACGCCTAATGGCGATACTTATCAATGTACCCAAGTCACGGCGACAAACTATGCCCATGTCACGGCGGGGCGCGCGACCAGCAGTGGCGGTTATGCCTACGCTAAAGGGTCGGGTCAATTAATGGGGCTTTATAACACCTTCTATAGCAGTACTTTGGCCAATACTGCCGCCAATTACTATGTGGTTGGTAGCTGTCCTAACTAA
- a CDS encoding LysR family transcriptional regulator: MIELRHLRTLMALKESGSLAGAAKKRFVTQSALSHQIKELEQRINSPIFVRKSKPLSFTQEGARLLHLAEEILPKVLETETDLKNGLETETNQLRVGIECHSCFRWLMPVMEQFRQDHPQAELDLSSRHLFDSLNALEMGELDIVLTSDPVPGHSLAYQHLFDFEVKLVVAKDHPLAKEAYVTPKQLARLPIISYPVPLARLDIYRHFLEPAGVEAGEQKTCDLTMMLLQRIACKDGIAALPNWSINEGHGLSLAAVKLGQEGLKRPLFGAYRRHSANSALVQNWLQLVASEGLARQQKSN, translated from the coding sequence ATGATCGAACTAAGACATCTGCGAACCTTAATGGCACTGAAGGAAAGTGGCAGCTTGGCGGGCGCAGCCAAAAAACGTTTTGTCACTCAATCGGCTCTCTCCCATCAAATTAAGGAGTTAGAGCAACGAATTAACTCGCCCATTTTTGTGCGTAAAAGCAAACCGCTCTCTTTTACTCAAGAAGGCGCACGCCTGTTGCACCTCGCCGAAGAAATCCTGCCTAAGGTGTTAGAGACGGAAACGGATCTGAAAAATGGCCTAGAGACAGAGACCAATCAACTCAGAGTGGGGATTGAATGCCACAGCTGTTTTCGCTGGTTAATGCCAGTGATGGAACAATTTAGGCAAGATCATCCGCAGGCCGAGTTAGATCTGTCGAGCCGTCATCTGTTCGATTCGCTCAATGCCTTAGAAATGGGCGAACTCGATATAGTGCTGACCTCGGATCCCGTGCCGGGGCACTCGCTCGCCTATCAGCATTTGTTTGATTTTGAAGTGAAGTTAGTGGTTGCCAAGGATCATCCCTTAGCGAAAGAAGCCTATGTTACGCCTAAGCAATTGGCTCGCTTACCCATTATCAGCTACCCAGTACCACTGGCGCGTTTAGATATTTACCGCCACTTTTTAGAACCTGCAGGTGTTGAGGCGGGTGAACAAAAGACCTGCGATTTGACCATGATGTTATTGCAACGCATCGCCTGTAAGGACGGTATCGCCGCCCTGCCCAACTGGTCAATCAATGAGGGACATGGCTTGAGCCTCGCCGCCGTTAAACTCGGCCAAGAAGGCTTAAAACGCCCACTATTCGGTGCCTACCGCCGCCACAGCGCGAACTCGGCCTTAGTGCAAAACTGGCTGCAACTGGTGGCAAGCGAAGGCTTAGCGCGTCAGCAGAAATCCAATTAA
- a CDS encoding CoA transferase subunit A gives MSGLNKVVTSYADALAGLEDGMTVIAGGFGLCGIPENLIKEIKHKGTKNLTVVSNNCGTTEYGLGILLLDKQIKKMIASYVGENANFEAQMMSGELEVELTPQGTLAEKMRAAGAGIPAFYTATGYGTDVAIGKEVKEFNGRHYILEESITGDFAIVKAWKADTFGNLVFRRTARNFNPLAATAGKITVVEVEEIVEPGQLDPDEIHTPGIYVDRLIQGSFEKRIEQLTTRPSSK, from the coding sequence ATGTCTGGATTGAATAAGGTGGTTACCAGCTACGCCGATGCGTTAGCGGGACTCGAAGATGGGATGACGGTGATTGCGGGCGGCTTTGGCCTTTGCGGTATTCCTGAAAATCTCATCAAAGAAATCAAACACAAGGGCACCAAAAACCTGACCGTCGTCTCCAATAACTGCGGTACCACGGAATATGGACTTGGGATCTTATTGCTCGATAAACAGATCAAAAAAATGATCGCCTCCTATGTGGGTGAAAATGCCAACTTCGAGGCGCAGATGATGTCTGGCGAACTGGAAGTTGAACTCACACCGCAGGGCACGCTGGCGGAAAAAATGCGGGCGGCGGGCGCGGGCATTCCGGCTTTTTATACCGCAACAGGCTATGGCACTGACGTCGCAATAGGTAAAGAAGTCAAAGAATTCAATGGTCGCCATTACATTCTTGAAGAATCCATTACAGGCGACTTTGCCATAGTCAAAGCCTGGAAGGCCGACACCTTCGGCAATTTAGTCTTTCGCAGAACCGCCCGTAACTTCAATCCGCTTGCCGCCACCGCGGGCAAGATAACCGTGGTGGAGGTGGAGGAAATTGTCGAGCCGGGTCAATTAGATCCCGATGAAATCCATACACCCGGCATCTATGTTGACCGGCTTATCCAAGGCAGCTTCGAGAAACGTATCGAGCAACTGACCACCCGTCCCTCCAGCAAATAG